The genomic region GAAAGGTCCACCCAGCGGCGGCGGCGAGGTGGCCGCGGCCGTACGTCGCGTCCCCGAAGCAGCGCGTGCCCTGCGCGCCGTACACGCACAGAGCGCGCGCATGGAGCGCGAGGCTGGTCGCGGTGACGCCCGGCACCTGCGTGGCACCCATGCGATTGATGGTCAGCCCACGACCCGTGGGCCGGTGGTCGCCGGCGCACCGCACGGAGCCGTCGGAGAAGCGGGCGCACAGCAGCTGCGATGAGAGCGAAAGGTCGACCACGCCGTCGAGCGCCGGCACGTGGGTGGGCGTGTCCACGCGCTCGGTGTGACCGAGGGCCAGCTGTCCGACCTCGTTCTCTCCCCAGCAGAAGCTCCGCCCGTCCACCGTGCGCGCGCAGACGGTGGTCTCCGAGCCCACGAGGTCCACCGCGGCGAGGCCGGGGATGACGGTCGGCGGCTGGGGGTCCTCGTCGATGCGTCCGCGGCCCAGGTTGCCGTAGAGGTCCATGCCCCAGCAGCGCACCGACCGGTCGGCGCTGCGCGCGCAGGCAAAGCCATCACCGACCACGACCTGCACGGGGTCGGGGACGGGCACGTCCACCGTCCGCCCGTTCTCCGGGAGGTCGCCCTCTTCACCCACGCCGAGCACTTCACCCCAGCAGCGCAGGCGACCCTCCGTAAGCACACAGCCCATGTAGGGCCCCAGAGCGAGCCCGTGCGCGCCGTGGGCTACGTCGCGCAAACCGATGTCGTCGCTGTCGTCCAAGTTCAGCGGGAGCCCCCAGCAGGTCGCGACGCGCTCGGCCGTGATGGCGCAGCCGCCGTCGTCCACCATCGCGAGCTCGCGGATGCCACGCAGCTCACTGAATGTCTGAGGCCGACAGGTGCGCTCGTTCAAGCCCTCGATCTGCTCGTCCACGGACACACCCCAGCACAGCGCGCGTCCGCCACGCAGGCCGCACACCCCGAGCCCGGCGGGCACGGCCGCGCTGAAGCCGTCTCCGTAGGACACCCACCCGTCGGCCTCGTCGTCGTCGAGCGGGCTGATGGGGTGCTCGCCCCAGCAACGCAGGCGCCCCTCGTGCACGTCACACTGCACGTCGAAGCCCAGCTGAAGCCGGTGCTGGTAGCGTGGCGCGCCCGCCTGCACCGGGACCGCCACTGGCTGCCCGGCGCTGTGACACCCGACGAGGAGCAGACCGAGCGCGAGGAGCGAGAGCGCGAGAGCGCGATGGCGCGGCGTGCGAGACATGGTGCGGCGCAGGATAGCGCTTCCCCGCACGCTGCGGACCCACGCTGGGCGCTTGCCCGGGCAGAGCGCGCGTGATTTGCTGGGCGATGATGCACTCGAACGGTGGTACGCGGCGCGATCTGCGACGGTGGGGCTTCGGCCTCGCGTTGGGGGGTGTGCTGACGGCGCTGGGGGGGTGGGGCCAGGCGCAGCCAGGTGTCGACCCTCCGACGCACGATGGTGCGTCGGGAGAGGTCACGACGTCCGCGCTGGTCGCGCGACGCGCCGCTCCACGTGTCCTGCCCGTGACCCCCGACCGCACCGAGGTGCCGCCGCTCGCCGCGCTGGAGAGCGCGCTGGCGACCATGCGGCGCGAACCCATCGAAGCGGGACGCCCCGCGCTGGAGCACGCCGCCCTGTCCTTGGCGGCAGCGCGCACGGCAGAGACCAACGTGGAGCGCAGCGACGTACGGGGAGAGGCCGCGCAGGCCGCGAGCCTACAGGCGCGGCGCATTGCGTATGCCGCGCTGCGACTGGCCGAGGCGCAGCGCGGTCGCGAACGAGCCCGGCTGGCGCGTAACGAGGCTGCGCGGGTGCGCGCGAGCGCCGAGGCAGGTCGACGACTGGCCGCCGAGGCCCTGACGCGGGCGCGCGAGAACGCAGACTCTCGGCTTGGAGCGGCCACCCATGCCCCGGCGGCAGGGAGCGCGATCGAGGGCGCCGACGACCGCCCTGCGGAGGACGCAGGCGAAGGGGACGACGCCAGCGCCATACACGGCGCTGGGGCCTCGAACGGCGCACCCCGGGACCCCCGCGCGGAGACCCCGTCTCCATGAGGCGCGCAGCGAGCGGCAGCGTGACCATCGGGCGACGCGTTCACATCGTGCGGCCGCCTGCAGGCGCGGTTCCAGTCGGACCTGGGAACGAGCGCCACGTGCGCGGAAACGAGCGCCCCGCGCGCGGCGGCTGGCGTGCGGCCTGCGGGGCCTTGCTGGTGGCCCTCGGCGGCGCGGGCTGCGGCGGCGGTCCCCCGCCTCCGACGCAGTCGCTCGTCCCGTTGTTCGAAGGCAGCCGCGTCGAGTTGGCGCGCCAAGCGGCCCCCGAGCTCATGGCCCAGGCCGAGGCCGCCCGGGACGAGGCCGCGCGCAGCGAGCGCGAGGGGCAGACGGAGGACGCCGGCGAGCTCGCCACAGAGGCCCGGCTGTGGCTGGCGGCGGCGCTCGCGGAGGCCGACGCGCAGGCCTTGGATCGCGAACGCGCCAGCGACACGGAGGCTGCCGAGCGTGCGGCTGGCGCGACCCTGCAGCTCGAGCGCGAGCGAGAGGCGGTGGTCTCCGCGGACGCCGACGCGCAGGCCGCTCAGCTGGCCAGCGCCACGGCCCAGCGCGCGTTCGAGCACGCCGCAGGCTACGAAGCGCGACGGCTGCGACGCGACGATCCGGACACGCGCGCGCTGTACCGCGAGACCAGCCTGGCGCTCCAGCAACGCACCGCAGCGCTGCTCGCGGCCGCGCGGGCCATGGGGGCACCCACCGCCGACGTGGACCGACTGGAGCAGCAGCTGGCTACTTTGCGGACCGCCCCACGCGCGGAGCTGGTCGTGGCGGAGGCGGACGCGCTGCTGAGCGACGCCTCCGCGCTGCTCGGAGCCGCCCGCAGGGGTCACGGCGCCGACCCCAACGAGACAGCGGCCCTCATCGAAGCTGCTGGCGAGCGCGGTCTCCAAGCCACCCGCAGCGAGCGCGGCCTGCAGCTCCACGGGCGGCTCGTCGACCGCCCCGAGCGGGCCGCCCTCCAGCAACTGGCCGCGCTGCTCGCGGCACATCCGCGTGGGGTAGTCCAGATTCTCGTGCTCGGCCCCCGCGCCCGCACGGCTGCGCTGCGGAGGAAGGCCTCCGCCCTCCAAGCGGGGCTCGCGCGCGCCGGTGTCCCGGCTGAGCGGGTGACGGTGGTCGAGGTCTCGGCGGACATGGAGGAGCCTGGCCTCCGGCTGGCGCTGCCCGCCTACTGACGCCCCGCGTGATTTCGGGGTGGCGCGCGTTTTTTTCTGCTACGGTCCACTCCCATTCCGGGCCGCCCTGCGGTCCTGTCCCGCCCCCGAACACGAACCTGGAGTATCCATGGCCTGGGTCATTACGCGCCTTTGCCGCGACTGTGTCGATCAAGCTTGTGTAGACGTCTGCCCGGTGGAGTGCATCTACGCCTACACCGGTGACGACAGCAGCAAGTTCCCGAACCAGCTGTACATCCACCCCGAGGAGTGCATCGACTGCGGTGCGTGTGAGCCGGAGTGTCCGTGGGAGGCCATCTTCGAGGACGCGAGCGTGCCCG from Sandaracinaceae bacterium harbors:
- a CDS encoding 4Fe-4S dicluster domain-containing protein, which encodes MAWVITRLCRDCVDQACVDVCPVECIYAYTGDDSSKFPNQLYIHPEECIDCGACEPECPWEAIFEDASVPEVFTADTAHNAKIVDDMDNFEVPSREDHDQPSPDQVAENKAKWGYAG